Proteins from a genomic interval of Scomber japonicus isolate fScoJap1 chromosome 10, fScoJap1.pri, whole genome shotgun sequence:
- the bola1 gene encoding bolA-like protein 1 — translation MLSSVLRCARPVSTSLAFTRPLAHFRPHMDPDPSRPVERTIRTKLTDSFKPDHLEVHNESHMHAVPPGSESHFRVLVVSSKFEGVSLIQRHRLVNEALKEELSNCVHALAIQAKTPEQWGSNPSLAKSPPCLGGSRGDHTMEEKLKAGRE, via the coding sequence ATGCTGTCCAGTGTCCTCCGCTGTGCTCGGCCCGTCTCCACCAGTCTTGCCTTTACCCGGCCTCTGGCCCACTTCAGACCGCACATGGACCCAGATCCCAGCCGGCCCGTTGAGAGGACTATCAGAACCAAACTGACCGACTCCTTTAAGCCGGACCACTTAGAGGTGCACAATGAAAGCCATATGCACGCCGTACCCCCCGGTTCTGAATCCCATTTCCGTGTCCTGGTTGTAAGCTCCAAGTTTGAGGGTGTGTCGTTGATACAGCGCCACCGTCTGGTTAATGAGGCTTTGAAGGAGGAGTTGAGCAATTGTGTTCATGCGCTGGCTATCCAAGCAAAGACTCCTGAGCAGTGGGGGAGTAACCCCAGCCTGGCTAAGAGTCCGCCCTGCCTGGGAGGCTCGAGGGGAGATCACACGATGGAGGAGAAACTGAAGGCAGGGCGAGAGTGA